Proteins encoded within one genomic window of Amorphoplanes friuliensis DSM 7358:
- a CDS encoding aldo/keto reductase family protein gives MEFRHLGRSGLLVSEIAYGNWITHGSQVEEEAADACVKAALDVGITTFDTADAYAGTRAEEVLGRALKGERREGLEIFTKVFWPTGPGPNDRSLSRKHLMESINGSLRRLQLDYVDLYQAHRYDYSTPLEETMQAFADIVHSGKALYIGVSEWSATEIRAGWELAQDLKIQLVSNQPQYSALWRVIEAEVVPTSIELGIGQVVWSPIAQGVLTGKYEPGKQPPAGSRATDDKSGADFISRLLSDEVLTAVQQLKPLAEQAGLSMAQLAVAWVLQNSNVSAAIIGASRPEQVRDNAKASGVKLDDDLMAAIDKALFPVAERDPAKTVSPAQRP, from the coding sequence ATGGAATTCCGTCACCTCGGCCGCTCCGGCCTTCTGGTCAGTGAGATCGCGTACGGCAACTGGATCACCCACGGTTCCCAGGTCGAGGAGGAGGCCGCGGACGCTTGTGTCAAGGCCGCCCTCGACGTGGGCATCACCACCTTCGACACCGCTGACGCGTACGCGGGGACCCGAGCCGAAGAGGTCCTCGGCCGCGCGCTCAAGGGTGAGCGCCGGGAAGGTCTGGAGATCTTCACGAAGGTCTTCTGGCCGACCGGCCCGGGCCCGAACGACCGCAGCCTGTCCCGCAAGCACCTGATGGAGTCGATCAACGGCTCGCTGCGCCGCCTGCAGCTGGACTACGTCGACCTGTACCAGGCGCACCGCTACGACTACTCGACGCCGCTCGAGGAGACGATGCAGGCGTTCGCCGACATCGTGCACTCCGGGAAGGCCCTGTACATCGGGGTGTCGGAGTGGTCGGCGACGGAGATCCGGGCGGGCTGGGAGCTGGCCCAGGACCTGAAGATCCAGCTGGTGTCGAACCAGCCGCAGTACTCGGCGTTGTGGCGGGTCATCGAGGCCGAGGTGGTGCCGACGTCGATCGAGCTCGGCATCGGCCAGGTCGTCTGGTCGCCGATCGCGCAGGGTGTGCTCACCGGCAAGTACGAGCCGGGTAAGCAGCCGCCGGCCGGTTCGCGGGCGACCGACGACAAGTCCGGGGCGGACTTCATCTCGCGGCTGCTCAGCGACGAGGTCCTCACCGCCGTGCAGCAGCTCAAGCCGCTCGCGGAGCAGGCGGGGCTGTCGATGGCGCAGCTCGCGGTGGCCTGGGTCCTGCAGAACTCGAACGTCTCCGCGGCGATCATCGGGGCTTCGCGGCCGGAGCAGGTCCGCGACAACGCCAAGGCGTCGGGTGTGAAGCTGGACGACGACCTGATGGCGGCGATCGACAAGGCGCTGTTCCCGGTCGCCGAGCGCGACCCGGCCAAGACGGTCAGCCCGGCGCAGCGTCCCTGA
- a CDS encoding bifunctional adenosylcobinamide kinase/adenosylcobinamide-phosphate guanylyltransferase yields the protein MSADGWSSVLVLGGIRSGKSAFAEALVAGAASVRYVATSAGGEDDPEWRARIETHQRRRPQSWTTEETGADPAQLAAVLAGAKPDDTLLVDDLGGWVAALLDPAQQPNDDVATVTALAEAVRACAARVVVVSPEVGLSLVPATPVGRAFADALGTANQALAAACDRVAFVVAGRPTWLKTGADEPGIVTDLEAENAETAAPAEGLAVDTAAMHDAMTAATPTQPTSPAEETETRNEPLTPAEAIAAHRARTADAGALHAPTMALPLVASGTVIQPGMDMPLPDSDAGPDARDRLANVDLPGAGIGMLIEAVEFAAATQSTSTPRPWGPVRVLLIDGRHAGGAAAGADVEDSERRAAQAEAGEGALGTLAATADADIVVVRTPPSGAMEDGPVIDADTVDAALRQGWELADAAADAGRDVLILGSCGAGTEAAATAVLAATTGAEPVAILPRVLVPGGFYDDNAWMVRCAAVRDAMHRIRQEPRGAKDILAQLGGADLAVATGAMLGASARRMPVLVDGPLGIAAGLIARDISSQTRHWCLLADAGTHQLVKQGADVLGLTAVLELGLDLGEGTNALAALPLLRSAIALASALPVHPALLAGHGDAGLSADDDADFIEPEPDGPGPARA from the coding sequence ATGTCTGCTGACGGGTGGAGTTCGGTCCTGGTGCTCGGCGGGATCCGGTCCGGCAAGTCGGCGTTCGCCGAGGCGCTGGTCGCCGGCGCGGCGTCGGTGCGGTACGTCGCGACGTCCGCCGGTGGCGAGGACGACCCGGAGTGGCGCGCGCGGATCGAGACGCATCAGCGCCGCCGCCCGCAGTCGTGGACGACCGAGGAGACAGGCGCGGACCCGGCGCAGCTGGCAGCCGTGCTGGCCGGCGCCAAGCCCGACGACACGCTGCTGGTCGACGACCTCGGCGGCTGGGTCGCGGCCCTGCTCGACCCGGCGCAGCAACCGAACGACGACGTGGCGACGGTGACCGCGCTGGCCGAGGCGGTCCGGGCGTGTGCGGCGCGGGTGGTCGTGGTCAGCCCCGAGGTGGGCCTGTCGCTGGTGCCGGCCACGCCGGTCGGGCGGGCGTTCGCGGATGCGCTCGGCACCGCCAACCAGGCGCTGGCCGCGGCGTGTGACCGGGTGGCGTTTGTCGTGGCGGGCCGTCCGACGTGGCTGAAGACCGGCGCGGACGAGCCCGGCATCGTCACGGACCTGGAAGCCGAGAACGCCGAGACGGCCGCGCCCGCGGAAGGCCTGGCCGTCGACACAGCCGCAATGCACGACGCCATGACCGCCGCGACCCCCACACAGCCCACGAGCCCGGCGGAAGAAACAGAAACCAGGAACGAGCCGCTCACCCCGGCCGAGGCGATCGCCGCCCACCGCGCCCGCACGGCCGACGCGGGCGCCCTCCACGCCCCGACCATGGCCCTCCCCCTGGTCGCCTCCGGCACGGTCATCCAGCCCGGCATGGACATGCCGCTCCCGGACAGCGACGCCGGCCCCGACGCCCGTGACCGCCTGGCCAATGTCGACCTGCCCGGCGCGGGCATCGGCATGCTCATCGAGGCGGTCGAGTTCGCGGCCGCCACCCAGAGCACGTCCACCCCGCGCCCGTGGGGCCCGGTCCGGGTCCTGCTGATCGACGGCCGTCACGCCGGCGGTGCCGCGGCGGGCGCCGATGTGGAGGATTCCGAGCGCCGGGCCGCGCAGGCCGAGGCCGGCGAGGGCGCCCTGGGCACCCTGGCCGCGACCGCGGACGCCGACATCGTGGTCGTCCGGACCCCGCCCTCGGGGGCCATGGAGGACGGACCGGTGATCGACGCCGACACCGTCGACGCGGCGCTGCGGCAGGGCTGGGAGCTCGCCGACGCGGCCGCCGACGCCGGTCGCGACGTGCTGATCCTGGGGTCCTGCGGCGCGGGTACGGAAGCAGCCGCGACCGCCGTGCTCGCCGCGACGACGGGCGCCGAGCCGGTCGCGATCCTGCCCCGGGTGCTGGTGCCGGGCGGCTTCTACGACGACAACGCGTGGATGGTGCGCTGTGCCGCCGTCCGCGACGCCATGCACCGGATCCGGCAGGAGCCGCGCGGTGCCAAGGACATCCTGGCGCAGCTCGGTGGTGCCGATCTGGCCGTGGCCACGGGCGCGATGCTCGGGGCGTCGGCCCGGCGGATGCCGGTGCTGGTCGACGGTCCGCTGGGCATCGCCGCGGGTCTCATCGCCCGGGACATCTCGTCGCAGACGCGGCACTGGTGCCTGCTCGCCGACGCGGGCACCCACCAGTTGGTCAAGCAGGGCGCGGACGTGCTCGGCCTGACCGCGGTGCTCGAGCTCGGTCTCGACCTGGGTGAGGGCACCAACGCGCTGGCCGCGCTGCCGCTGCTGCGGTCGGCGATCGCCCTCGCGAGCGCGCTGCCGGTGCACCCGGCGCTGCTGGCCGGTCACGGCGACGCCGGCCTGTCGGCGGACGACGACGCGGACTTCATCGAGCCGGAGCCGGACGGTCCCGGCCCGGCCCGTGCTTGA
- the gcvT gene encoding glycine cleavage system aminomethyltransferase GcvT → MSAEAATPLLSPLHERHVALGAKFAAFGGWEMPLEYAGGGVLREHSSVREAVGIFDVSHLGKARVSGPGAADFVNACLTNDLGRIGPGKAQYTLCCDPSGGVVDDLIAYLIGPDEVFLIPNAANTAEVVRRLAEAAPDGITVTDEHRKFAILAVQGPQSAETVTRLGLPTGHDYMSFNPAQIDGVDLIVCRTGYTGEQGYELVVPWDDAVTVWDALVEAGVRPCGLGARDTLRTEMGYPLHGQELTLDISPVQARSGWAVGWSKPAFWGRDALLAEKAAGPRRQLRGLELTGRGIPRGHMHVYAGETLIGETTSGTFSPTKKVGIALALLDTATAPADGDLVEIDIRGRRVEARVVKPPFVKTSVR, encoded by the coding sequence ATGTCTGCCGAGGCCGCCACCCCGCTCCTTTCGCCCTTGCACGAGCGCCACGTCGCGCTCGGCGCCAAGTTCGCCGCCTTCGGCGGCTGGGAGATGCCCCTGGAGTACGCCGGCGGTGGCGTCCTGCGCGAGCACTCCTCGGTCCGCGAGGCCGTCGGCATCTTCGACGTCTCCCACCTGGGCAAAGCACGGGTCAGCGGTCCGGGCGCGGCGGACTTCGTCAACGCCTGCCTCACCAACGACCTCGGTCGCATCGGCCCGGGCAAGGCGCAGTACACGCTGTGCTGCGATCCCTCCGGCGGTGTGGTCGACGATCTGATCGCGTACCTGATCGGGCCGGACGAGGTTTTTCTCATCCCGAACGCCGCCAACACGGCCGAGGTCGTGCGCCGCCTCGCCGAGGCCGCGCCGGACGGCATCACGGTCACCGACGAGCACCGCAAGTTTGCGATCCTCGCCGTGCAGGGGCCGCAGTCGGCCGAGACGGTCACCCGGCTCGGCCTGCCGACCGGCCACGACTACATGTCGTTCAACCCCGCGCAGATCGACGGCGTGGACCTGATCGTCTGCCGCACGGGCTACACCGGCGAGCAGGGCTACGAGCTGGTCGTGCCGTGGGACGACGCGGTCACCGTGTGGGACGCGCTGGTCGAGGCCGGTGTGCGGCCCTGCGGGCTCGGCGCCCGTGACACCCTGCGCACCGAGATGGGCTACCCGCTGCACGGCCAGGAGCTCACCCTGGACATCAGCCCGGTGCAGGCCCGTTCCGGCTGGGCGGTCGGCTGGTCCAAGCCCGCGTTCTGGGGCCGCGACGCGCTCCTCGCCGAGAAGGCCGCCGGTCCCCGGCGCCAGCTGCGGGGCCTCGAGCTCACCGGTCGCGGCATTCCCCGCGGTCACATGCACGTGTACGCGGGGGAGACGCTCATCGGCGAGACGACCAGCGGCACGTTCTCCCCGACGAAGAAGGTCGGCATCGCCCTGGCCCTGCTCGACACCGCCACCGCACCGGCCGACGGCGACCTGGTCGAGATCGACATCCGTGGCCGCCGGGTCGAGGCGCGGGTCGTCAAGCCGCCGTTCGTGAAGACGTCGGTCCGCTAG
- the cobS gene encoding adenosylcobinamide-GDP ribazoletransferase, whose amino-acid sequence MLDGLRLALTTLTVLPVRTGRVDRASAAVAMSVAPLVGALLGAVLAGLFVLLGQGLVAAAVTVAAGALLTRGLHLDGLADTVDALGSYRDGAGALEIMKKPDIGPFGVAAIALALLIQAAALTEVGPVAIVVAWAAGRLGVTVACRRGVPAARPEGLGALVASTVPVPVVLGVAALVAGAAVWAVPGRPWQGPAAVAAALLVVVLLLRHAVRRFGGITGDVLGAAVETTTTLVLVALTLG is encoded by the coding sequence GTGCTTGACGGTCTGCGCCTGGCGCTCACCACGCTGACGGTCCTGCCGGTACGCACCGGCCGGGTCGACCGCGCCTCGGCCGCCGTCGCCATGAGCGTCGCGCCGCTGGTCGGGGCGCTGCTCGGCGCGGTCCTGGCCGGTCTTTTCGTGCTGCTGGGCCAGGGCCTGGTCGCCGCCGCGGTCACCGTCGCCGCGGGTGCGCTGCTGACCCGTGGCCTGCATCTGGACGGTCTGGCGGACACCGTCGACGCGCTCGGTTCCTACCGTGACGGCGCCGGTGCCCTCGAGATCATGAAGAAGCCGGACATCGGCCCGTTCGGTGTCGCCGCGATCGCCCTCGCCCTGCTGATCCAGGCGGCCGCGCTGACCGAGGTGGGTCCGGTCGCGATCGTCGTGGCCTGGGCCGCCGGACGGCTCGGTGTGACGGTCGCCTGCCGCCGGGGCGTGCCCGCCGCCCGCCCCGAGGGGCTCGGCGCCCTTGTCGCGTCGACCGTTCCCGTGCCGGTGGTCCTGGGTGTCGCGGCCCTCGTCGCCGGTGCGGCGGTGTGGGCGGTGCCGGGCCGTCCGTGGCAGGGGCCGGCCGCCGTCGCCGCCGCCCTGCTCGTCGTGGTCCTGCTGCTGCGCCACGCGGTACGCCGCTTCGGCGGCATCACGGGTGACGTGCTCGGCGCGGCTGTCGAGACGACCACCACCCTGGTGCTGGTCGCCCTGACCCTCGGCTAG
- the sucB gene encoding 2-oxoglutarate dehydrogenase, E2 component, dihydrolipoamide succinyltransferase, with product MPVSVTMPRLGESVTEGTVTRWLKQEGERVEADEPLLEVSTDKVDTEIPSPAAGVLSRIVVGEDETADVGSELAIIAGDDEDAGSASPAPAQEQEEEEEPEPAALDEPSTEKPVEEEAPAPKTAAPTGGGEGTAVKMPALGESVTEGTVTRWLKQVGDSVEADEPLLEVSTDKVDTEIPSPVAGTLLEIKIPEDETVEVGADLAIIGAEGSTPAEAPAPKQPEPAQAEAPKAEAPKAEAPKAEAPKAEAPKPAAPAPQQQSAPLVESKPAPEPEPKAPAQQAPAQPAAPAAETVKANGAGDAGYVTPLVRKLAAEKGVDLASLTGTGVGGRIRKQDVIEAADKAAAAKAAPAPAAKAEAPAPAAAPKAAPSPLRGRTEKLTRIRATIARRMVESLHISAQLTTVVEVDLTKVAALRQKAKADFQAKNGAKLTFLPFLALAAVEALREHPVVNSSIDQEAGTVTYHDGEHLGIAVDTPKGLVVPVIRDAGDLNLAGLSKRIADVAERTRNNKISPDELSGGTFTLTNTGSRGALFDTPIINQPQVGILGTGAVVKRAVVVDDPNLGELIVPRSMIYLALSYDHRIVDGADAARFLVTMKERLEAGQFEGDLGLSS from the coding sequence ATGCCGGTATCGGTCACCATGCCGCGGCTCGGTGAGAGCGTCACCGAGGGCACCGTCACGCGCTGGCTGAAGCAGGAGGGCGAGCGGGTCGAGGCCGACGAGCCGCTGCTCGAGGTCTCCACCGACAAGGTCGACACGGAGATCCCGTCGCCCGCCGCCGGTGTGCTCTCGCGCATCGTCGTCGGCGAGGACGAGACCGCCGACGTCGGCTCCGAGCTCGCGATCATCGCGGGTGACGACGAGGACGCCGGTTCGGCTTCGCCCGCCCCTGCCCAGGAGCAGGAGGAGGAGGAGGAGCCCGAGCCGGCCGCGCTCGACGAGCCCTCGACCGAGAAGCCCGTCGAGGAGGAAGCGCCGGCGCCGAAGACTGCGGCACCGACCGGTGGTGGCGAGGGCACGGCCGTCAAGATGCCCGCCCTGGGCGAGAGTGTCACCGAGGGCACGGTCACCCGCTGGCTCAAGCAGGTCGGCGACTCCGTCGAGGCCGACGAGCCGCTGCTCGAGGTCTCCACCGACAAGGTCGACACCGAGATCCCGTCGCCGGTCGCCGGCACGCTCCTGGAGATCAAGATCCCCGAGGACGAGACCGTCGAGGTCGGCGCCGACCTGGCGATCATCGGCGCCGAGGGCAGCACGCCCGCCGAGGCCCCGGCCCCGAAGCAGCCCGAGCCCGCCCAGGCCGAGGCTCCGAAGGCCGAAGCGCCCAAGGCCGAGGCTCCGAAGGCGGAGGCCCCCAAGGCCGAGGCCCCGAAGCCCGCCGCGCCCGCGCCGCAGCAGCAGTCCGCGCCGCTGGTCGAGTCGAAGCCCGCCCCGGAGCCCGAGCCGAAGGCGCCCGCCCAGCAGGCGCCCGCCCAGCCCGCCGCCCCGGCCGCCGAGACGGTCAAGGCGAACGGTGCCGGCGACGCCGGTTACGTGACCCCGCTGGTCCGCAAGCTCGCCGCCGAGAAGGGTGTCGACCTCGCGTCGCTCACCGGCACCGGCGTCGGCGGCCGGATCCGCAAGCAGGACGTCATCGAGGCCGCCGACAAGGCCGCCGCCGCGAAGGCCGCCCCGGCTCCCGCCGCCAAGGCCGAGGCGCCGGCACCGGCTGCGGCGCCCAAGGCCGCTCCGAGCCCGCTGCGCGGCCGCACCGAGAAGCTGACCCGGATCCGCGCGACGATCGCTCGTCGCATGGTCGAGTCGCTGCACATCTCGGCGCAGCTCACCACGGTGGTCGAGGTCGACCTGACCAAGGTCGCCGCCCTGCGCCAGAAGGCCAAGGCGGACTTCCAGGCCAAGAACGGCGCGAAGCTCACCTTCCTGCCGTTCCTCGCCCTGGCCGCGGTCGAGGCCCTGCGTGAGCACCCGGTGGTCAACTCGTCGATCGACCAGGAGGCCGGCACGGTCACCTACCACGACGGCGAGCACCTGGGCATCGCGGTGGACACCCCGAAGGGCCTGGTCGTCCCGGTCATCCGGGACGCCGGCGACCTCAACCTCGCGGGCCTGTCCAAGCGGATCGCCGACGTGGCCGAGCGCACCCGCAACAACAAGATCAGCCCGGACGAGCTGTCGGGCGGCACCTTCACGCTGACCAACACCGGCAGCCGGGGTGCGCTCTTCGACACACCGATCATCAACCAGCCGCAGGTCGGCATCCTCGGCACCGGCGCGGTCGTCAAGCGCGCCGTGGTCGTCGACGACCCCAACCTGGGCGAGCTGATCGTGCCGCGTTCGATGATCTACCTGGCGCTCAGCTACGACCACCGGATCGTGGACGGCGCGGACGCTGCCCGCTTCCTGGTGACGATGAAGGAGCGCCTGGAAGCCGGTCAGTTCGAGGGAGACCTCGGCCTGTCCTCGTAA
- the lpdA gene encoding dihydrolipoyl dehydrogenase, translating into MSQPGGTFDIVILGAGSGGYAAALRAAELNLSVALIDKAELGGTCLHRGCIPTKALLHAAEVADQTRESEQFGIKADLVGVDMAGVNAYKDGVVGRLYKGLQGLMKQPNITLVQGAGKLVSQDTVEVDGQRYTGRNIILATGSYSRTLPGLEIDGTRVLASEHALKLDRVPTSAIVLGGGVIGVEFASVWKSFGADVTILEALPRLVAAEDEEISKQLERAFRKRKINFKVGKPFEKVEHTENGVKAHLAGGETVEAEILLVAVGRGPTTKDLGYEQQGITLDRGFVITNERLHTGVGNIYAVGDIVPGLQLAHRGFQQGIFVAEEIAGKSPAVIDENGIPRVTYSDPEVASVGLTEAKAKEQYGAEQVSTYNYNLGGNGKSQILKTQGFVKLVRVNDGPVVGVHMVGARMGELVGEAQLIYNWEAFPEEVAQLVHAHPTQNEALGEAFLALAGKPLHAHA; encoded by the coding sequence GTGAGCCAGCCTGGCGGAACCTTCGACATCGTGATCCTCGGCGCCGGCAGCGGCGGTTACGCCGCCGCGCTGCGTGCGGCCGAGCTGAACCTGTCGGTGGCCCTGATCGACAAGGCGGAGTTGGGCGGCACCTGTCTGCACCGCGGCTGCATCCCGACCAAGGCGCTGCTGCACGCGGCGGAGGTGGCCGACCAGACCCGCGAGAGCGAGCAGTTCGGCATCAAGGCCGACCTGGTCGGTGTCGACATGGCCGGGGTCAACGCCTACAAGGACGGCGTTGTCGGCCGCCTCTACAAGGGCCTCCAGGGCCTCATGAAGCAGCCGAACATCACGCTGGTCCAGGGCGCCGGCAAGCTCGTCTCCCAGGACACGGTCGAGGTCGACGGTCAGCGGTACACCGGCCGCAACATCATCCTCGCGACCGGCTCCTACTCGCGGACGCTCCCGGGCCTCGAGATCGACGGCACCCGCGTGCTGGCCAGCGAGCACGCCCTCAAGCTCGACCGCGTGCCGACCTCCGCGATCGTGCTCGGCGGCGGTGTCATCGGCGTCGAGTTCGCCAGCGTCTGGAAGTCGTTCGGCGCCGACGTGACCATCCTCGAGGCGCTGCCCCGGCTGGTCGCCGCCGAGGACGAGGAAATCTCGAAGCAGCTCGAGCGCGCGTTCCGCAAGCGGAAGATCAACTTCAAGGTCGGCAAGCCGTTCGAGAAGGTCGAGCACACCGAGAACGGCGTGAAGGCCCACCTCGCCGGCGGCGAGACCGTCGAGGCCGAGATCCTCCTGGTCGCCGTCGGCCGTGGCCCCACGACCAAGGACCTCGGGTACGAGCAGCAGGGCATCACGCTCGACCGCGGTTTTGTCATCACGAACGAGCGCCTGCACACCGGCGTCGGCAACATCTACGCGGTCGGCGACATCGTGCCCGGCCTGCAGCTGGCCCACCGCGGCTTCCAGCAGGGCATCTTCGTCGCCGAGGAGATCGCGGGGAAGAGCCCGGCCGTCATCGACGAGAACGGCATCCCCCGCGTCACGTACTCCGACCCCGAGGTCGCCTCCGTGGGCCTGACCGAGGCGAAGGCCAAGGAGCAGTACGGCGCCGAGCAGGTGTCGACCTACAACTACAACCTCGGCGGCAACGGCAAGAGCCAGATCCTCAAGACCCAGGGCTTCGTGAAGCTGGTCCGGGTCAACGACGGGCCGGTCGTCGGTGTGCACATGGTCGGCGCCCGGATGGGCGAGCTGGTCGGCGAGGCGCAGCTGATCTACAACTGGGAGGCGTTCCCGGAAGAGGTCGCCCAGCTCGTGCACGCCCACCCGACGCAGAACGAGGCGCTCGGTGAAGCGTTCCTCGCGCTGGCCGGCAAGCCCCTGCACGCCCACGCCTGA
- a CDS encoding leucyl aminopeptidase, producing the protein MTHPAPSLSLVDSDPAELAVDAIVIGLHSQPDEGGALLPAAGAESIAAAFDGKLTSTLALLGATGAPGEVTKLATLGTIAAPLVVAVGLGDEPSGSAPATETLRRGTGAAVRALAGSGTVALALPVPDDADAPGVLRTILEGALLGSYRFAGYKTKPQPGRRDPVKALQVVVADAADAAASSEVERAGIVSKVVRLTRDWVNTAPNDLRPPQFADAVVAAADGTGLEVEVLDFDQLKAGGYGGIVAVGQGSEAPPRLVKLTYTPQGVENPKRVALVGKGITFDTGGISIKPTAGMWEMKSDMAGAAAVGATMLAVAALKPPVAVTGYLAMAENMPSGTAYRPGDVITMFNGKRVEVLNTDAEGRMVLGDAIARACADGTDYVFETSTLTGGQVVALGKRIAGVMGSPEACERVKVAGDSVGEPAWPMPLPDDVRKGMDSEIADISQVNASMDRAGHMLQGGVFLREFVAEGVEWAHIDIAGPSYHSGEATGYWTKGGTGVPVRTLLTLIDDVAANG; encoded by the coding sequence GTGACCCACCCCGCCCCCTCCCTCAGCCTGGTCGACAGCGACCCCGCCGAACTGGCCGTCGATGCGATCGTCATCGGGCTGCACAGTCAGCCCGACGAGGGTGGCGCGTTGCTGCCGGCCGCCGGCGCGGAGAGCATCGCCGCCGCGTTCGACGGGAAGCTGACCTCGACGCTGGCCCTGCTCGGCGCCACCGGCGCACCCGGCGAGGTGACCAAGCTCGCCACGCTGGGCACCATCGCGGCGCCGCTGGTCGTCGCCGTCGGTCTCGGTGACGAGCCGTCCGGTTCGGCGCCCGCCACCGAGACCCTGCGCCGCGGGACCGGCGCCGCCGTCCGTGCGCTCGCCGGCAGCGGCACCGTCGCGCTGGCCCTGCCCGTCCCGGACGACGCCGACGCTCCCGGTGTGCTGCGCACGATCCTCGAGGGTGCGCTGCTGGGGTCGTACAGGTTCGCCGGTTACAAGACCAAGCCGCAGCCGGGCCGGCGTGACCCGGTCAAGGCCCTGCAGGTCGTCGTGGCCGACGCCGCGGACGCCGCCGCCTCCTCCGAGGTCGAGCGGGCCGGGATCGTCTCCAAGGTCGTCCGCCTGACCCGCGACTGGGTCAACACCGCGCCCAACGACCTGCGCCCGCCGCAGTTCGCCGACGCCGTGGTCGCCGCCGCGGACGGCACCGGCCTCGAGGTCGAGGTCCTCGACTTCGACCAGCTCAAGGCCGGTGGTTACGGCGGCATCGTCGCGGTCGGCCAGGGCTCCGAGGCGCCGCCGCGGCTGGTCAAGCTCACCTACACCCCGCAGGGTGTGGAGAACCCCAAGCGGGTCGCGCTCGTCGGCAAGGGCATCACGTTCGACACCGGCGGCATCAGCATCAAGCCGACCGCGGGCATGTGGGAGATGAAGTCGGACATGGCCGGTGCCGCCGCGGTCGGCGCCACGATGCTCGCCGTCGCCGCGCTCAAGCCGCCGGTCGCCGTCACCGGGTACCTCGCGATGGCCGAGAACATGCCGTCCGGTACGGCGTACCGGCCGGGTGACGTCATCACGATGTTCAACGGCAAGCGGGTCGAGGTGCTCAACACCGACGCCGAGGGCCGGATGGTGCTCGGCGACGCGATCGCCCGGGCCTGCGCCGACGGCACCGACTACGTCTTCGAGACCTCGACGCTGACCGGCGGCCAGGTGGTCGCGCTGGGCAAGCGCATCGCCGGTGTCATGGGCTCGCCCGAGGCCTGCGAGCGGGTCAAGGTCGCCGGTGACTCGGTCGGCGAGCCGGCATGGCCGATGCCGCTGCCCGACGACGTGCGCAAGGGCATGGACTCCGAGATCGCCGACATCAGCCAGGTCAACGCGAGCATGGACCGCGCCGGGCACATGCTGCAGGGCGGTGTCTTCCTGCGGGAGTTCGTCGCCGAGGGTGTCGAGTGGGCCCACATCGACATCGCCGGGCCGTCGTACCACTCCGGTGAGGCCACCGGTTACTGGACGAAGGGCGGCACGGGCGTGCCGGTGCGCACCCTGCTGACCCTGATCGACGACGTCGCCGCGAACGGCTGA
- a CDS encoding site-2 protease family protein produces MSYQVSQGTPKSAFVPSPVFVGILAVTAVAGWMTWTGYGNVRVDVFLLVVSGWVLSLCLHEYAHAIVAYFSGDRGVADRGYLRLNPLKYTHPVLSIVLPLVAVILGGIGLPGGAVWVDHAHIRSKAKESLISAAGPATNVVFALLLAIPFAFGAGSDVVLMSDGSGGVVVGGNHGDFWVALGALAFLQVTASLLNLLPVPGLDGGNIVQPWLSPPYQRAYNLFAPYGFILLFVLLWQSRINEWFFTLVSWLAGLIGVPDGLGEVGLFYMRFWSSL; encoded by the coding sequence GTGAGTTATCAGGTCTCGCAAGGCACGCCGAAGAGCGCGTTCGTCCCGAGTCCCGTCTTCGTCGGGATCCTCGCGGTCACGGCCGTCGCCGGCTGGATGACGTGGACCGGTTACGGCAACGTGCGGGTCGACGTCTTCCTGCTGGTCGTCTCCGGCTGGGTGCTCTCGCTCTGCCTCCACGAGTACGCCCATGCGATCGTCGCGTACTTCTCCGGCGACCGCGGTGTCGCCGACCGGGGCTACCTGCGGCTCAACCCGCTGAAGTACACCCACCCGGTGCTGTCGATCGTGCTGCCGCTGGTGGCCGTGATCCTCGGCGGCATCGGCCTGCCCGGCGGCGCGGTCTGGGTCGACCACGCACACATCCGCAGCAAGGCCAAGGAGTCGCTGATCAGCGCGGCGGGCCCGGCGACCAACGTCGTCTTCGCGCTGCTGCTGGCGATCCCGTTCGCGTTCGGCGCCGGCTCCGACGTGGTGCTGATGAGCGACGGCTCCGGCGGGGTCGTGGTCGGCGGCAACCACGGCGACTTCTGGGTGGCCCTCGGCGCGCTGGCGTTCCTGCAGGTCACGGCGAGTCTGCTCAACCTGCTGCCGGTGCCCGGCCTCGACGGCGGCAACATCGTCCAGCCGTGGCTGAGCCCGCCCTACCAGCGCGCGTACAACCTCTTCGCGCCGTACGGTTTCATCCTGCTCTTCGTGCTGCTCTGGCAGTCGCGGATCAACGAATGGTTCTTCACGCTGGTCAGCTGGCTGGCCGGCCTGATCGGCGTCCCGGACGGGCTCGGCGAGGTCGGGCTCTTCTACATGCGCTTCTGGTCGTCCCTGTGA